The region CAGGAGGCCCTGGTCAGCGTGCGGCAGGTGCACGGCACCGATATCCTGGTAATCGACGAACCCAACGAGGATTACAGCCACTTCTTGAGCGTGGAGAGCGACGCCATCATCACCAATCAGCCCGGCGTCATGATCGGCATCTGCGTGGCCGACTGCGTGCCGATCCTCCTCTGCGATCCCCGCAACAGGGTTGTGGCTGCGGTCCATGCCGGCTGGCAGGGCACCGCGGCCAAACTGGTTGCCAAAACAGTGGCCGGGATGGGTTCGCTCTTCGGCAGCGATCCCAAAGAGTTGCAGGCCGCCATCGGCCCCAGCATCGGCAAATGCTGCTACGAGGTGGATGCTCCGGTCAGGCAGGCCTTTCTCCAGAACGGGATGCCCTGGAACTCCTTTGCCGAGGCCCGCGGCGAGGGCACGTGGCTGCTCGATATGGCCGCCGCCAACCGGGACCTGCTCCTGACCGCCGGCGTGCCGGCCGCCGGGATACAGGTCTCCGATATGTGCGTCTGCTGCCGGAAGGACCTGTTCTTCTCCTACCGCCGGGATAGTGGGGATACGGGCAGGCAGATGGGCTTCATTATGCTGACGCCGCCATAACCGGGGCTTTCCTTGCCGCTCTGAACACCTCTTGACATAGTTGATACGTAAGCACCGCCGTTCTGGACTCGCTGACCCTGGTATCATCCGCATTCTGACGACGTATCCGCGAAGGCCCCGCTGCCGGACGATTCCCGGGTACCATGGATTGAGAGGTGAGATATGCTTGCCAAAGTCCTCAGCAGCGCCCTGATCGGGATCGATGCCCTGCTTGTGGATGTGGAGGTGGATCTGGCCCCCGGCCTGCCCGCCTTTGCCACGGTCGGCCTGCCCGACGGCGCCGTCAAGGAGAGCAAGGACCGGGTCAAGGCGGCCCTCAAGAACTCGGGCTACGATTTCCCGGCCCGGCGCATCACCGCCAATCTGGCGCCGGCCGACATCAAGAAGGAAGGGGCGGCCTTCGACCTCCCCATCTCCATCGGCATCCTGGCGGCGACCGGCGTGGTGAAGACGCCCCGCCTGCGGGAGTACCTGCTTTTGGGGGAGCTCTCCCTGGATGGCGGCCTCAAGGCGATCCGCGGCGCCCTTTCCATGGCGGTCGCCGCCAAGCGAGCCGGCCTGGCCGGCGTCATCCTGCCCGCGGAGAACGCGTCCGAAGCTGCGGTGGTGGAGGGAATCGACATCATTGCCGCCACCGCCCTTTCCCAGGTGGTGGAATTCCTCAATGGCCGTGACGGGATCGACCCCTTTGCGGTGGACCTCCAATCCCTCTTCACCAGCGGTTGCGAATATGGCGAAGACTTCAGCGAGGTCAAGGGGCAGGAACACGCCAAGCGGGCCCTCGAAGTCGCCGCCAGCGGCGGACACAATATCCTCATGATCGGCCCTCCAGGGTCGGGCAAGACCATGCTGGCCCGCCGCATCCCCACCATTCTGCCGCGCATGTCGTTTGACGAGGCCATCGAGACCACCAAGATCTTCAGCGTCAGCGGCATGCTGGAGAGCGGCCGGGCGCTCCTGGCGGCCCGGCCGTTTCGTTCCCCGCACCATACCATCTCCGACGTCGGCCTGATCGGCGGCGGCACCACGCCCAAGCCGGGGGAGGTCTCCCTGGCCCACAACGGCGTCCTGTTTCTGGACGAGTTGCCCGAATTCAAAAAAAACGTCCTGGAGGTGCTGCGCCAGCCGCTGGAAGACGGCCGCGTCACCATCTCCCGCTCCCTTCTGACCCTGACCTATCCCTCCCGGGTAATGCTGGTCGCGGCCATGAACCCCTGAAGTTGTGTGAACCTTTCTCTACTGACTCAAAGGAAGAGATATAGTAAAACACGAAGTGCAGTGAATCTTCGGAGACATCGATCCTCTCCACAAGTTCCTTCACAACCTGCCGACGAGCCTCATAACTGAGCGTATCCCAAAGTGTTGCCAGTGTTGTTGCCTTTTCAATTATGAATGTTTTACCTATTTCATTCGTTTTGATGAAATCCATTTCTGCTTGAAGACGGGGGATTTCCAGAGACACATTCTCAATCCGTGCCTTCAGTGGTTCGTATCGGGTTTTGAAACCGCTTTGATCGATTGCTTCTTTACTATACAAATCGACTAGAGCATCAATTTTTTTATTTACGCTCTTCTGCTCTTTTCTCAGGTGCTCCAATAGCTCGTGCTTGTCTTTAAGTTCCTTCTTTAAATCTTTATCAGGTCCAAGTTGATCTGGCGTAATAACGATTTGCTTTAAAGCAATTTTCAAATTATCTGCAATGACATCCTCATTTATTCTCATGCGGCATTTTTTGCATGCATAGCGTGGAATTTTCATGGCAGGATACGGGGCAACGTAGAGCTTTGTGCCGCATCGACACTTCAAGATCCCGGAAAAGAGAAACCTGCCGACTTTTGGTATCGTCTTGGTGGATGAATAACGGCCTGCGGTCTCCTCAAATATCTTACTCACTGCGGTCCATTCTTCTTCAGATACAAGGGGCTGAACGTTTACAAAAACCCAATCCTCTTCCGGCTTAAGTACCCAATTTCTCTTGTTGCCGAGGCTTTTGGCGTAATTAGCTCTGCGTAATCCCTTATAGATCGTGTCGGAAAGCAGACGTTTAAGGGCTGTAGGCTTAAATATCTTTTTGTTGCGAGAATAAAGCCCTTCTTCCTGAAGTCGATTGCACGTGGTTAGTAATTTGCCGGTTTCAAGAAAAATTTGGTATGCCCTTTTAACAACAGGCGATTCTTCGGGATTAGGGACTAATTGTTTTTCTACCCAATGATAACCAAAGGGGCCCTTCCCTCCTATATGTTTGCCAAGTTTGGCCCGGATGGGAATAGATGCTGCCACGCGAGCAGATATCTCTTCTCGTTCCCACTGGGCTAATGCGCTCGTCAGCGTATATAGGAGTCTGCCTGCGGGTGAGGATGTGTCGATATTTTCTTCGAGGCTGACTAGGTTGGCATCATACTTTTGAAAATAATCGGCAATTTCGAGTAACTGTCGGGTATTGCGGGCAAGCCGGGGGATTTTAGAGAATATCAGAGACTTTATTTTGCCGGAAGAGATGTCGGCGAGCATTCTTTGGGCTTCGCCATGTTCCAAAACATCCTTGCCGGAGACCCCGGACAGGTCGTAGCGCTCAACAACGGTCCATCCTTTCAGTTCAGCATACATCCGCGCTCGAGCCTCATGATGCTCAGGCGATTCGCCCCTTGCTTGGTCCTCTGTTGAAACCCGTATCCAAATACCAACGTTCATAGTCACAATTTAAAAGTCTCTCCGGTATCTTATATAAGGTGTCTTCATGGCTTGAAGTTCGGAATTAATCTCAAGTGATTGATATCTTAGTCTGTGTGTACAATGATCATGGCGCCACATACACGGCATACCACACACAGGAGGAGAAGAAATTGAATCAGTATCAGCAGTATAACGCCCTGAAAGATGCCCTGGCATTCCGAGTGATCAGGAGCAAGGTCGATAACCTTTTGGGGTATATGCCACCGGCAAAACTACTTATCCTGTTATTGCACCTGATCAATCCAGGATATGTTCGGCCGATCCTCATAGGCATCCGGGACAATATCTCCGGAATGTCTGACGAGGCGCTGGACAAGCTAATAGACGAGTTGTTGGATTAACCCTCTGCAGGGCCTTTTTTCAGGTGGGCAAGTTCGATTACCCCAAACAGGTCCTGGGCCAGATGATCTGGTGCTCCTGACGGGTTCCTGAACGGGATTTCACCAAGTTTCAACCATCGCATACGAATTCCATACTCGAACGCTACCGCCCGCGTAACCAGCCCTGGTACCGGGCGGCCTGCCCTGATCCTATCCAACTCAATCATATCCATCTCAATTTTCGCGCAAAACTCTTCATCGGTCAGGTCCAGCAGCGACGGTAATTGGAGAAACCGAATGCTCATCTCTGAGAGATCTTCTGGGGGGAGTGGAGTGAGGTTTTCTGGAGCCGCTTGCGTCGGTTGTCGGCGCTCCATGTTACCCTCGCCAACAAGTAGCCATTTGAAATTAACAGAGTAAATTTTCTCTATGGCAAGGGCAGCCTCTGGCGTTAGTCGTTGCTTCCCCAGTTCGATATCTTTGACTTTCGTCCACTTAAAGCCAAGAGATTCCCCGAGCTGGCCCTGCGTGAGGCTCAGCCCTTCTCGTACAATTTTAAGTCTCTCTCCAGGTGTCATAGAAGAATACCCAGAGTAAATTATCTCTTGACAGTAGAGATTATTTACTCTATTGATTATGCATCATCATATATACGCACCTGCTTATTACCAGAAAACCGGAGAAAACGGAATGAAAGATGTTGATTTTGCCGCAACTCGCGATCGCTGTTCCGATCGCTGCATAAACGTAGCAAAACTCGCACGCAAGCACGGAATCAATAAAAACACGATGACAAGATACCTGCACGGCAAATTGGACGGCACGCCGGGTCAGGGGGTGTATGGGCAGATTGAGAATGCCCTTGAGCATGAAGGATTGCTGGTCCACCAGCGTAAAAGTAAAAACCATTAACACATTGCCAATTCTATTGAAAGTCTCGTTTTGGGCTGAGTGTGTCGCCACCCCTGTAGAGAGTTAGATACGAGGCTAAAGGAGCGCTGTGATGGAAAAGCACATGAAGATCATCCAAGAGATGCTCGAAGTCTGGAAAGATACGGCATACGTAGCTGAAAACATGCTGCCTTTTATTCCTGTGCAACTTTTCGACGGCATGGTCGAGCGGATGGTGAAGGAAGGCGTCCATGTAGATCAGGCAGCCACGCAACAGGCCCGCGCTTTGGCGCCGAACGTGATTGTAGTCATCGAGGTTGATGGCGACCTGGAATACCTCAAAATGGACAGCCTGGGGAATATTGAGCAAATCGGCTATGACCTGCCTAATTGCGACACCGTGCTGGTAGCGGCCGACAAAATTGACTTCATCTATGGTGATGGCCCCAACAGGATCACGAAAGAAGATCTAAAAACCCTTCGGCATGTTGTTCGGGAAGATAAGTGGTTATACGACTACGAAGATATTTATTGCCTCTTGGAGGAAAAAGAGACCGCCCGCAAAGCCCGCTATGATGAGCTGCGCACCGTCAACATCGACCTTCCTGACGAATTTCTCCTCCTCTGCGAACAGTACAACCTGACACCTGCTGTTGCCCTGCGGAGCTTTATCGGCGACGTGTGCGGCATCGTCAACTATGCCACTGATCCGCGGCAGGACGGGTACAACTCGGGCGGCAGCGACGAACGGGAGATGGCGCGAGGCTATTTCAATCGGTCGTGGTGGAGGCCGGAAGTCGAAGAGAAGCACGGAATCTCATATTTCTAGCAAGCGGTCAAGATTATATGGATGTGGAGACATCTCCGAATGAAAATTAGTTTCGAGTTCAAACAGCCGGATTCAGGTGCCGAAGCACGTTTAAGCCGCGTGATCGGCATCATCCGGCGCGATCTTGAAAAACAAGAAAAGAGGGCTGAGCCAGATCCAGAAGCCCGGGAGACAGCAAATGCAGCAGCTTGATGTGGCTATCATCGAAGACTGGTTGTCCAAAAACACCATATTTTGCGAACGGCTCAACGGACGTTTCAGCGCAAAGCAATGCCCGCAACGCTCATATTCTTGCGAAGGGTGCCCTCGCGGGGTTGATTCAAAGAAAGCCAAGCTGCTGCAAAAGATGTCAAGGAATCGCCGCACACTCGCGGCATGGCCTAGTGAAGAGATCGACACCATGCCGCCTGAAATACTTGAACCAACCATGTCTGTGACAGTTCAATTGTTGAATGCACGGCTCCCAAAAATCAAGCGAGCGGCCGCGTGAAAAAAAATCATTTACCGACGGCAATAACGCCAGAAGCTGTGCCCAAGTGGATCCAGGAGAAAGCGGAAGAAGCCCAACTGAAATTGCAATTGTTTCTGCCGTTTTGTGCTCCAGAGTTTCGCCAGATACCGAATGAGATCGTGAGATCAGCGCTATTCACGTGCCGAAACCGAAATACCCCACGAGAGAATTATAAAAAAAAGCCAGTCGTAGTTATAGGCGACGGCAACATCATCTACCAGGGTGAAGAGCTGAGGCAAGATGACGAAGCCGTATGGATGCATCTCATATATTTGGCCCGCGAGGTTCAACTCGGCGAAGCCATACAGTTTGTTCCTCATGTCTTTTTGCATGATATCCGTTGGCCGACCAACGGATCTGGATATGACCGTTTGAGAACGTGTCTGGATCGTATGGCGGCAACAGGCCTAACCATAATCTCGTCACGGCTTGATGAAGGCGTGAACGTGTCCCTGATTCGCAAAATCGAGTACTCGGCACAGTCTGAAGGGAAGGTAATCCCGTTGAGGGTCTGGCGGGTCTGGATCGAGCCAGAAATGAGGCTTCTTTTCGATTCGGAATACCTCACGTGCATCAGGTGGGAGATGTACCACGCTCTGAGGAGTGGGGTCGCAAAGAAATTGTTCCTGTATTGGTCCTCGCACAAGGCACCGTTCCCGGTGAAAACGGACACCATGATGGAGCTCTGTAGCACCAGAACCAACCGTAGAGAATTTAGGCGGACATTGTCCGAAGCACTTGGAGAGCTTCAAGGTGTTGGGTTCTTGGCGTGTTGGAAAGTTTCCAGTGATTTATGGACGGTCAAGCGAGACAAAATCACCGATAAGTGTGGGTCATAAGTCGAACACCAAGGCCGCACCACCAAAGGATTTTCAAGGAAATCAGCCATGACAATTTGCACTCGGAAATTCAACAACCGCAAGATGAATACGACGGGGAGCAATTCGACTTATGACCCACGGGGAGTAAAAAATAACGCGCAATTTAACAATGTTGCATCACAAATTCGACTTATGACCCACGCCCATTCGACTTATGACCCACGGCTTCGACTTATGACCCACGCGTGGCATCTGAATATTAGAGTAAATACAGTGAATTACAGAGTTATCAACATATGTATTTCCGATTCGACTTATGACCCACGGAAGTTCGACTTATGACCCACGGAAGTTCGACCTATGACCCACGGGGGGGTAGCCAGTTTAAAATGATACTGACAAGTTATGAAGTTTTCCACAGGTGCTAACCGTTTTTTAACCGTCTTTTAACCTTTATAAAAAACACGCGCGCGCGTGCGAGCAACAAGGGTGCCTATGAGCACTGGAGATAGTAAGCATGGAACCGGAAGTGGCAATTAGATGGGTTCAAAAAAATAAGGTGATCGCTTCACATGCGAAGCGGCTAGAAGCCATTACCGCTTACGAGGCGGCAGACTACATGCAAAATGCCTTAATGGCTGCCCTTAAAGCGTATGTGCACTTTCCTGAA is a window of Geobacter sp. FeAm09 DNA encoding:
- a CDS encoding recombinase family protein, whose amino-acid sequence is MNVGIWIRVSTEDQARGESPEHHEARARMYAELKGWTVVERYDLSGVSGKDVLEHGEAQRMLADISSGKIKSLIFSKIPRLARNTRQLLEIADYFQKYDANLVSLEENIDTSSPAGRLLYTLTSALAQWEREEISARVAASIPIRAKLGKHIGGKGPFGYHWVEKQLVPNPEESPVVKRAYQIFLETGKLLTTCNRLQEEGLYSRNKKIFKPTALKRLLSDTIYKGLRRANYAKSLGNKRNWVLKPEEDWVFVNVQPLVSEEEWTAVSKIFEETAGRYSSTKTIPKVGRFLFSGILKCRCGTKLYVAPYPAMKIPRYACKKCRMRINEDVIADNLKIALKQIVITPDQLGPDKDLKKELKDKHELLEHLRKEQKSVNKKIDALVDLYSKEAIDQSGFKTRYEPLKARIENVSLEIPRLQAEMDFIKTNEIGKTFIIEKATTLATLWDTLSYEARRQVVKELVERIDVSEDSLHFVFYYISSFESVEKGSHNFRGSWPRPALPGRDRSGSEGSGRW
- the trfA gene encoding plasmid replication initiator TrfA, which produces MKKNHLPTAITPEAVPKWIQEKAEEAQLKLQLFLPFCAPEFRQIPNEIVRSALFTCRNRNTPRENYKKKPVVVIGDGNIIYQGEELRQDDEAVWMHLIYLAREVQLGEAIQFVPHVFLHDIRWPTNGSGYDRLRTCLDRMAATGLTIISSRLDEGVNVSLIRKIEYSAQSEGKVIPLRVWRVWIEPEMRLLFDSEYLTCIRWEMYHALRSGVAKKLFLYWSSHKAPFPVKTDTMMELCSTRTNRREFRRTLSEALGELQGVGFLACWKVSSDLWTVKRDKITDKCGS
- a CDS encoding helix-turn-helix domain-containing protein — encoded protein: MKDVDFAATRDRCSDRCINVAKLARKHGINKNTMTRYLHGKLDGTPGQGVYGQIENALEHEGLLVHQRKSKNH
- a CDS encoding helix-turn-helix transcriptional regulator, giving the protein MTPGERLKIVREGLSLTQGQLGESLGFKWTKVKDIELGKQRLTPEAALAIEKIYSVNFKWLLVGEGNMERRQPTQAAPENLTPLPPEDLSEMSIRFLQLPSLLDLTDEEFCAKIEMDMIELDRIRAGRPVPGLVTRAVAFEYGIRMRWLKLGEIPFRNPSGAPDHLAQDLFGVIELAHLKKGPAEG
- the pgeF gene encoding peptidoglycan editing factor PgeF, whose amino-acid sequence is MQIKRTGRIHYVAVDFAGSPGSVQGFTTRHEGVSRPPYNSLNLGMNTQDQPFNVEGNRSILTRTFGVNQEALVSVRQVHGTDILVIDEPNEDYSHFLSVESDAIITNQPGVMIGICVADCVPILLCDPRNRVVAAVHAGWQGTAAKLVAKTVAGMGSLFGSDPKELQAAIGPSIGKCCYEVDAPVRQAFLQNGMPWNSFAEARGEGTWLLDMAAANRDLLLTAGVPAAGIQVSDMCVCCRKDLFFSYRRDSGDTGRQMGFIMLTPP